One genomic segment of Ipomoea triloba cultivar NCNSP0323 chromosome 9, ASM357664v1 includes these proteins:
- the LOC116029923 gene encoding uncharacterized protein LOC116029923: MYRSSSSGRLSQSPPRSSPSSLLPARSSPNLKLTLAGELPTFNPRSYIAAKERDRVRFAENAVHLIPLILVLSVIVLWLFSDPDSVVM; encoded by the coding sequence ATGTACCGATCTTCCAGCTCCGGCCGGCTCTCTCAGTCCCCTCCACGCTCCTCGCCGTCGTCTCTATTGCCTGCACGTTCCTCTCCCAATCTCAAATTAACGTTAGCCGGCGAGCTGCCCACGTTCAACCCCCGATCTTATATCGCCGCGAAAGAGAGAGACCGCGTAAGATTTGCGGAGAACGCCGTCCATCTCATCCCACTCATACTCGTCTTGTCTGTTATCGTATTGTGGCTTTTCTCTGATCCAG
- the LOC116028504 gene encoding ras-related protein RABD2c-like encodes MNPEYDYLFKLLLIGDSGVGKSCLLLRFADDSYLESYISTIGVDFKIRTVEQDGKTIKLQIWDTAGQERFRTITSSYYRGAHGIIVVYDVTDQESFNNVKQWLSEIDRYASENVNKLLVGNKCDLTAQKVVSYETAKAFADEIGIPFMETSAKNATNVEQAFMAMAATIKDRMASQPASNARPPTVQIRGQPVNQKSGCCSS; translated from the exons ATGAATCCAGAGTA CGACTACCTTTTTAAGCTTTTGCTTATAGGAGATTCTGGTGTAGGAAAATCATGTCTTCTTCTGAGATTTGCT GACGATTCCTATCTTGAAAGTTACATCAGTACCATTGGAGTGGACTTT AAAATCCGCACAGTGGAGCAGGATGGGAAGACAATTAAACTCCAAATT TGGGATACTGCTGGCCAAGAACGTTTTAGGACAATTACCAGCAGCTATTACCGTGGGGCTCATGGCATAATT GTGGTTTATGATGTGACTGATCAAGAGAGTTTCAACAATGTCAAGCAATGGTTGAGTGAAATTGACCGATATGCTAGTGAGAATGTAAACAAGCTTCTTGTTGGGAACAAGTGTGACCTAACAGCACAGAAGGTTGTTTCCTATGAGACAGCAAAG GCTTTTGCTGATGAAATAGGCATACCTTTCATGGAGACAAGTGCCAAAAATGCAACTAATGTGGAGCAAGCTTTCATGGCCATGGCCGCGACAATCAAAGACAG AATGGCAAGTCAACCAGCAAGCAATGCACGACCTCCTACTGTGCAGATCCGTGGACAACCTGTCAACCAAAAATCAGGCTGCTGCTCAAGTTGA
- the LOC116028503 gene encoding RGG repeats nuclear RNA binding protein A-like, producing the protein MATMNPFDLLGDDDNEDPLQLHAAQQQKLPTPASAPKKTPGQAPAKPNSAAANAKLPSKPLPPSQAVREAKTEFQRGRGPRGGGRGGRGRGFCQDSTNNENNYGNNNGFAGGYRQSEDGEGGKPFERRRGYGGGYRQSEDGEGGKPFERRGGYGGGYRQSEDGEGGKTFERRGGYGGPRGGFRGDRRGDLSNGEKADGEYPRRVYERRSGTGRGSEIKREGSGRGNWGSPTDEIAPEAEEPMNGVVNDVVNTDAIEKQHGQEDAGDAKKDSPSDEPEVKEPEEKEMTLDEYEKLLEEKRKALLASRPEERKVCLDKEFESMALLANKKNDDEVFIKLGSEKEDKKKEAGEKVKKTKSINEFLKPAEGEMYYRPGGRGRGRGRGSGRGGYGGNNTSSFGTPSIEDVGQFPTLGSK; encoded by the exons ATGGCGACCATGAACCCTTTTGACCTTCTGGGTGACGATGACAACGAGGATCCATTGCAGCTCCATGCTGCTCAGCAGCAGAAGCTGCCTACTCCAGCCTCGGCTCCCAAGAAGACTCCTGGTCAGGCTCCGGCGAAGCCTAACTCCGCCGCCGCCAATGCCAAGTTGCCTTCCAAGCCTCTTCCTCCTTCCCAAGCTG TGAGGGAAGCCAAAACTGAATTTCAGCGGGGACGTGGTCCACGTGGAGGTGGGCGTGGTGGTCGGGGACGTGGGTTCTGTCAAGATTCTACTAACAATGAGAATAATTATGGCAACAACAATGGTTTTGCTGGTGGTTATAGACAATCTGAAGATGGAGAAGGTGGAAAGCCATTTGAAAGGAGAAGAGGCTATGGTGGAGGTTATAGACAATCCGAAGATGGAGAAGGTGGAAAGCCATTTGAAAGGAGAGGAGGCTATGGTGGAGGTTATAGACAATCTGAAGATGGAGAAGGTGGAAAGACCTTTGAAAGGAGAGGAGGCTATGGTGGACCTAGGGGTGGCTTCCGTGGTGATCGCCGTGGTGATCTAAGCAATGGTGAAAAAGCTGATGGGGAATATCCTCGCAGGGTGTATGAACGCCGTAGTGGAACAGGGCGTGG GAGTGAAATTAAGCGTGAGGGTTCTGGTCGTGGAAACTGGGGAAGTCCTACAGATGAGATTGCTCC TGAAGCTGAAGAGCCCATGAATGGAGTTGTTAATGATGTTGTGAACACTGATGCAATTGAGAAGCAACATGGGCAAGAAGATGCTGGAGATGCCAAGAAGGATTCTCCATCGGATGAACCAGAAGTAAAGGAGCCCGAGGAGAAG GAGATGACTCTGGATGAGTATGAGAAATTGTTGGAGGAGAAGAGAAAGGCTCTTCTGGCATCAAGGCCTGAGGAACGTAAGGTTTGCTTAGACAAGGAATTTGAATCCATGGCACTGTTGGCAAATAAGAAGAATGATGATGAGGTCTTCATTAAGTTG GGATCtgaaaaagaagataaaaagaAAGAGGCCGGAGAAAAGGTCAAAAAG ACAAAAAGTATAAACGAATTTCTGAAGCCTGCTGAAGGTGAAATGTACTATCGCCCAGGTGGCCGAGGCAGGGGTCGGGGTCGTGGCAGTGGCAGAGGAGGGTATGGTGGAAACAATACCAGCAGTTTTGGAACCCCATCAATTGAAGATGTCGGTCAGTTCCCTACCTTGGGGTCAAAGTGA